In Candidatus Methanomethylophilus alvi Mx1201, a genomic segment contains:
- a CDS encoding ATP-binding protein — protein MTEEPLVFPFTRIVGQENMKRALMLNVIDPGIGGVLIKGEKGTAKSTTVRSMNAVLPYRTVVKGCPFRCEFGKEERYCPYCRNRVSKGEELEPAESRMRVIDLPLSATEDRVSGTLDLEHVLKTGEKKFEPGVLASANGNILYVDEVNLLDDHLVDLLLDSAAMGTNYVEREGVSFSHPAKFVLVGTMNPEEGDLRPQLLDRFGLSLDIKGERDVKKRAEVVKRRVRYDSDPESYIKECKEELDETCRRLTEARRILPEVVAGDDVVDMVVSVMIHFGVDGHRADITLLKAAKANAALEGRKKVTKDDIRATAELVLAHRLKRRPFEEAGLDQEELEKCLQDL, from the coding sequence ATGACGGAAGAACCCCTCGTTTTCCCATTCACCAGAATAGTAGGTCAAGAGAATATGAAACGCGCCCTGATGCTGAACGTCATCGATCCCGGGATCGGCGGCGTCCTCATCAAAGGGGAGAAGGGGACGGCCAAGTCCACGACCGTGAGGTCGATGAACGCCGTCCTTCCCTACAGGACCGTGGTGAAAGGATGCCCCTTCCGCTGCGAGTTCGGAAAGGAGGAGAGGTACTGCCCCTATTGCAGGAACAGGGTCTCGAAGGGGGAGGAACTGGAGCCCGCCGAGAGCAGGATGAGGGTCATCGACCTCCCTCTGTCCGCCACCGAGGACAGGGTCTCCGGGACATTGGATCTGGAGCACGTCCTCAAGACCGGCGAGAAGAAGTTCGAGCCGGGGGTCCTCGCTTCCGCCAACGGAAACATACTCTATGTCGACGAGGTCAACCTCCTGGACGACCACCTGGTGGACCTTCTTCTGGATTCCGCCGCCATGGGGACCAACTACGTCGAGAGGGAAGGCGTCTCGTTCTCCCACCCCGCGAAGTTCGTGCTCGTGGGCACCATGAACCCGGAGGAGGGGGACCTCAGGCCCCAGCTCCTGGACAGGTTCGGACTCTCCCTGGACATCAAGGGGGAGAGGGACGTCAAGAAGAGGGCGGAGGTCGTCAAGAGAAGGGTCAGATACGACTCCGACCCGGAATCATACATCAAAGAATGCAAGGAGGAGCTCGACGAGACCTGCAGAAGGCTGACCGAGGCGAGGAGGATCCTGCCGGAGGTCGTCGCAGGGGACGACGTGGTGGACATGGTCGTCTCCGTCATGATCCATTTCGGAGTGGACGGACACAGGGCGGACATAACCCTCCTGAAGGCCGCCAAGGCCAATGCGGCCCTCGAAGGCCGTAAGAAGGTCACGAAGGACGACATCCGTGCGACCGCGGAACTGGTCCTCGCCCACCGCCTGAAGAGGCGTCCGTTCGAAGAGGCGGGTCTCGACCAAGAGGAGCTCGAGAAATGCCTGCAGGACCTGTGA
- a CDS encoding VWA domain-containing protein, with translation MPAGPVNSLPFTAVVGMDDAKRALECALVNPNIRTVLLRGGGGTAKTVLARAAAGITDRKVVNCPLNVTDEQLFGGMDIEEAMKTGRPALQPGLLARADGNILYIDDVNLMDRGMLAGVLDAVLTGTVHVERGPVSAVYRCDTTLVATMNPEDSDLSAHMLDRFDLCAYASECDAEQRHTILTRNAEFCDDPSRFMDLYGKDEEEERVKVGRASKILPLVTISDELVSVISELCVKVGADGVRGDIAMVECAESLAALNGRDEVMRKDVEEAAVLCLPHRRNYDQPPPPPQPPEPPEEPPEEPPDDEEEDRQDPPRDDPDERRDPPEEEHEDEEEEKPPEPPMQDMPDLEEMMFEIGRQFRVIDYLDTRDRVPSRTKTRKGRRAMAVSADGTGRYARSRIPDGRTEDIAFDATIRAAAPYQRVRHSDDVALVIEKQDIREKVRERRSGCTLLFLVDASGSLGVRKRMATVKGAILSMLRDSYVKRDRIGLMAFRRDSADMILPPTKSVEYSYKCLEELPTGGKTPLSEALVRVDEYMTAYARCHVGERCFVILVTDGRANVPLREGADANDEVQKMAEDMKIPGVKWIVVDAGMGFPHFDNARMLAEKMGARYFKLEDLDADRFAEGVKAAIDP, from the coding sequence ATGCCTGCAGGACCTGTGAACTCCCTTCCGTTCACCGCCGTAGTCGGGATGGACGACGCCAAGAGGGCCCTCGAATGCGCCCTCGTGAATCCGAACATCCGCACGGTGCTCCTCCGCGGAGGAGGCGGGACGGCGAAGACCGTGCTGGCCCGTGCGGCCGCGGGGATCACCGACAGGAAGGTCGTCAACTGCCCCCTGAACGTAACCGACGAGCAGCTGTTCGGCGGAATGGACATCGAGGAGGCCATGAAGACGGGGAGGCCCGCACTCCAGCCCGGCCTCCTTGCCAGGGCCGACGGGAACATACTCTACATAGACGACGTCAACCTGATGGACCGCGGCATGCTCGCCGGAGTCCTCGACGCCGTCCTCACCGGGACGGTCCATGTGGAGAGAGGGCCCGTATCCGCCGTATACCGGTGCGACACGACCCTCGTGGCCACGATGAATCCCGAAGACAGCGACCTCAGCGCCCACATGCTCGACAGATTCGACCTGTGCGCCTACGCCTCCGAATGCGATGCGGAACAGAGACACACCATCCTGACCCGTAACGCGGAGTTCTGCGACGACCCCAGCCGTTTCATGGACCTGTACGGGAAGGACGAGGAGGAAGAGAGGGTGAAGGTGGGGAGGGCATCCAAGATCCTCCCTCTCGTGACCATTTCCGACGAACTCGTATCCGTCATATCCGAACTGTGTGTCAAAGTCGGAGCCGACGGGGTCAGAGGGGACATCGCCATGGTGGAATGCGCCGAATCCCTCGCGGCGCTCAACGGACGCGACGAGGTCATGAGGAAGGATGTCGAAGAGGCCGCCGTCCTGTGCCTGCCCCACAGGAGGAACTACGACCAGCCTCCTCCGCCCCCGCAGCCCCCCGAACCTCCCGAGGAACCTCCGGAAGAGCCTCCGGACGATGAGGAGGAGGACAGGCAGGACCCTCCCCGCGACGACCCCGACGAAAGAAGGGACCCCCCGGAGGAGGAACATGAGGACGAAGAAGAAGAGAAGCCTCCGGAACCGCCCATGCAGGACATGCCCGACCTCGAGGAGATGATGTTCGAGATCGGCAGGCAGTTCCGCGTGATAGATTATCTCGATACGCGCGACAGGGTCCCCTCCCGGACGAAGACACGCAAGGGACGCAGGGCCATGGCCGTCAGCGCCGACGGGACCGGGAGATATGCACGCTCGAGGATACCCGACGGAAGGACGGAGGACATAGCGTTCGACGCCACCATAAGGGCGGCCGCCCCATATCAGAGGGTAAGACACAGCGACGATGTAGCCCTCGTCATCGAGAAACAGGACATAAGGGAGAAGGTGCGCGAGAGACGCAGCGGATGCACCCTGCTGTTCCTGGTGGATGCCAGCGGGTCGCTGGGTGTGAGGAAGAGGATGGCGACCGTCAAAGGTGCCATCCTGTCCATGCTCAGGGACAGTTATGTCAAAAGGGACCGGATAGGACTCATGGCGTTCCGCCGCGACTCCGCCGACATGATCCTCCCTCCGACCAAATCCGTGGAATACAGCTACAAGTGTCTGGAGGAACTCCCTACGGGCGGTAAGACGCCCCTGTCGGAAGCCCTCGTAAGGGTGGACGAGTACATGACCGCCTATGCGAGATGCCATGTCGGGGAGAGGTGCTTCGTCATCCTTGTCACCGACGGAAGGGCCAACGTCCCCCTCAGAGAGGGTGCGGACGCCAACGATGAGGTGCAGAAGATGGCCGAGGACATGAAGATCCCCGGGGTCAAGTGGATCGTGGTGGATGCCGGGATGGGATTCCCCCACTTCGACAACGCCCGGATGCTGGCGGAGAAGATGGGGGCCAGATATTTCAAGCTCGAGGACCTCGACGCCGACAGATTCGCAGAGGGAGTGAAGGCCGCCATAGACCCCTGA
- a CDS encoding AAA family ATPase, which yields MAQFAGREKELEALERLYSADGLRTCSVYGRSRTGTSGLVREFCKGKPAIIVRFPEGTLREMLESICDSVTRYTSEDIPLPADYDEAFSAIGAACGGDGTVVVLDDAANADSLEFRKALGRFIDGHIRDSDNMLILCGSPENAMVSMTERSPLKDRIKDAVVLRPLSFAESRELHGKMKDLDAYKCHLTVGGIPLYHLLMNKSDYETCVEKCFLGTYPRLCTEAENIVRKSSVPYRYCSAILSEMAKGCGRPIDLANDQGISRQLCEVYLKKMESEGMIARVNPIANAPKKPVFTVKNPLLGFYHTVIRNNSDIVLADRTDFSDIAPEAGMFLELRFRSICYGYLKENFDCKAVGGWWIAGESTNSINLAAVIEKDGSEYTLVCDCKFRKGKIDTGALKNLKKRAEAVEADDKRLAMFSVSGFDGDLVKTAEKEGILLIGPKELLN from the coding sequence ATGGCACAATTCGCAGGCAGGGAAAAAGAGCTGGAGGCCTTGGAGAGGCTGTATTCGGCGGACGGCCTCCGCACATGCTCCGTATACGGGAGGTCCCGCACGGGGACATCGGGACTGGTAAGGGAGTTCTGCAAGGGAAAACCGGCCATCATCGTCCGCTTCCCGGAAGGGACCCTGCGCGAAATGCTCGAATCCATATGCGATTCCGTCACGAGATACACCTCGGAAGACATCCCCCTGCCCGCGGATTACGACGAGGCGTTCTCTGCGATAGGGGCCGCCTGCGGCGGGGATGGGACGGTCGTAGTGCTAGACGATGCCGCCAACGCCGACTCCCTGGAGTTCAGGAAGGCCCTCGGCAGATTCATAGACGGCCACATAAGGGACTCCGACAACATGCTGATCCTTTGCGGATCGCCGGAGAATGCCATGGTATCCATGACCGAGCGCTCCCCTTTGAAAGACCGCATAAAGGACGCCGTGGTCCTCAGACCCCTCTCCTTCGCAGAATCCAGGGAACTGCACGGCAAGATGAAGGACCTGGACGCCTACAAGTGCCACCTTACCGTCGGAGGCATCCCCTTGTACCATCTCCTTATGAACAAGTCGGACTACGAGACCTGCGTCGAGAAATGCTTCCTCGGGACCTATCCCCGCCTGTGTACCGAAGCGGAGAACATAGTCAGGAAGTCCTCCGTCCCCTACAGGTACTGTTCCGCGATCCTGTCCGAGATGGCCAAGGGATGCGGACGTCCCATCGACCTCGCCAACGACCAGGGGATATCCCGTCAGCTCTGCGAGGTATATCTGAAGAAGATGGAATCCGAAGGCATGATAGCCCGTGTGAACCCGATAGCCAATGCACCGAAGAAACCCGTATTCACGGTAAAGAACCCCTTGCTGGGATTCTACCATACGGTGATAAGGAACAACTCCGACATAGTCCTGGCGGACCGGACGGATTTCTCCGACATCGCTCCGGAGGCCGGCATGTTCCTGGAACTGAGGTTCCGCAGCATATGTTACGGCTATCTCAAGGAGAACTTCGACTGCAAGGCGGTGGGGGGATGGTGGATCGCCGGCGAGTCCACGAACAGCATCAACCTCGCGGCCGTGATAGAAAAGGACGGGTCCGAATACACCCTCGTATGCGACTGTAAGTTCAGAAAAGGGAAGATCGACACAGGGGCGCTGAAGAATCTGAAGAAAAGGGCCGAAGCGGTGGAAGCGGACGACAAGAGGCTCGCCATGTTCTCCGTCTCGGGATTCGACGGGGACCTCGTCAAAACGGCCGAGAAGGAAGGCATACTCCTGATCGGTCCCAAAGAACTTCTCAATTAA
- the thrS gene encoding threonine--tRNA ligase codes for MKALFSDGSVKEVEDGLSVLRHTTSHVLAQAVKRLYPETKLAIGPSIADGFYYDMDREGGFTDADLEKIEAEMKKIVKENLKLETFTLSRADAIKLMEEKNEDYKVQLIKDLPEDAVISFYKQGEFTDLCAGPHVLYTKQCKAFKLTSLAGAYWRGDEHNKMLTRIYGTAFESKEDLEKYLVMLEEAKKRDHRRLGKELGIFMFSEEGPGFPFFLPNGMTLKNILLNYWREIHFPEGYKEISTPLILNKHLWEMSGHWDHYKDNMYTTTIDDEPYCIKPMNCPGSTIVFASESRSYRDLPLRLGEFGIVHRHERSGTLHGLFRVRCFTQDDSHLYVTPEQIESEITNVVRIIDKVYKQFGFKYHVELSTRPEDSMGSDEDWENATNGLVHALEAIGLPYVVNEGDGAFYGPKIDFHLEDSIGRTWQCGTIQLDFQMPQRFNLEYVGADGEKHHPVMIHRVVFGSVERFMGILIEHYAGRFPVWLAPVQVKVLSVSEKSREYAAKVTSQLMAAGIRVENDARDEKIGYKIREAQLQRVPYMLVIGEKESEDGTVVAVRSRDKGDLGSCKTEEFIATVLKQNADKQD; via the coding sequence ATGAAAGCATTATTCAGTGACGGAAGCGTGAAGGAAGTCGAAGACGGTCTCTCTGTTCTGAGACACACAACCTCCCATGTCCTCGCGCAGGCCGTGAAGAGACTGTACCCGGAGACGAAGCTCGCCATCGGGCCCTCGATAGCAGACGGATTCTACTACGACATGGACAGGGAAGGGGGATTCACCGACGCCGACCTCGAGAAGATCGAGGCCGAGATGAAGAAGATCGTGAAGGAGAACCTCAAGCTCGAGACATTCACCCTGTCCCGTGCCGACGCCATCAAATTGATGGAGGAGAAGAACGAGGACTACAAGGTACAGCTGATCAAGGACCTCCCGGAGGATGCCGTCATCAGTTTCTACAAACAGGGGGAGTTCACCGACCTCTGTGCGGGACCGCACGTCCTCTACACGAAACAGTGCAAGGCGTTCAAACTCACCTCCCTCGCCGGTGCGTACTGGAGGGGTGACGAGCACAACAAGATGCTCACCCGTATCTACGGTACCGCCTTCGAGAGCAAGGAGGACCTCGAGAAATACCTCGTCATGCTGGAGGAGGCCAAGAAGAGGGACCACAGGAGACTCGGCAAGGAGCTCGGCATATTCATGTTCTCCGAAGAGGGACCCGGATTCCCGTTCTTCCTCCCCAACGGGATGACCCTCAAGAACATCCTCCTGAACTACTGGAGGGAGATACACTTCCCCGAGGGATACAAGGAGATCTCCACCCCGCTCATCCTCAACAAGCACCTGTGGGAGATGTCCGGCCACTGGGACCATTACAAGGACAACATGTACACCACGACCATCGACGACGAGCCCTACTGCATCAAGCCGATGAACTGTCCCGGCAGCACCATCGTGTTCGCCAGCGAGTCCCGTTCCTACAGGGACCTTCCGCTGAGGCTCGGCGAGTTCGGTATCGTCCACAGGCACGAGAGGTCCGGTACCCTGCATGGTCTGTTCAGGGTCCGCTGCTTCACCCAGGACGATTCCCATCTTTACGTGACCCCCGAGCAGATCGAGTCGGAGATCACCAACGTCGTCCGTATCATCGACAAGGTGTACAAGCAGTTCGGATTCAAGTACCATGTCGAGCTCTCCACCCGTCCCGAGGACAGCATGGGCAGCGACGAGGACTGGGAGAACGCCACCAACGGTCTGGTCCATGCGCTCGAGGCCATCGGACTCCCCTATGTCGTCAACGAGGGGGACGGGGCGTTCTACGGGCCCAAGATCGACTTCCATCTGGAGGACTCCATCGGAAGGACCTGGCAGTGCGGGACCATCCAGCTCGACTTCCAGATGCCCCAGAGGTTCAATCTGGAGTATGTCGGTGCGGACGGGGAGAAGCACCATCCCGTCATGATCCACCGTGTCGTGTTCGGTTCTGTCGAGAGGTTCATGGGTATCCTCATCGAGCACTATGCGGGAAGGTTCCCCGTATGGCTCGCACCCGTGCAGGTGAAGGTGCTGTCGGTCTCCGAGAAGAGCAGGGAATATGCCGCCAAGGTGACCTCCCAGCTGATGGCCGCCGGTATCCGCGTCGAGAACGATGCGAGGGACGAGAAGATCGGATACAAGATCCGCGAGGCACAGCTGCAGAGGGTCCCGTACATGCTCGTCATCGGTGAGAAGGAGAGCGAGGACGGTACCGTCGTCGCCGTGAGGAGCAGGGACAAGGGAGACCTCGGTTCCTGTAAGACCGAGGAGTTCATCGCCACGGTCCTCAAGCAGAACGCCGATAAGCAGGATTGA